The sequence below is a genomic window from Eubalaena glacialis isolate mEubGla1 chromosome 13, mEubGla1.1.hap2.+ XY, whole genome shotgun sequence.
ttttaaataaggaaacagactcagtGAAACCATGACCTTGATTTCACACAAGAGATCTGGTAcaagtctctgggcctcagggcaTCGTTATTTGCTAAGTTTGCCATTTTCTGCTACCGCTCCGAGGTGGAGGCTGTTCTGTCACTAGGTGTGTCGTTCAGGAACGTGCTTCTGGTTCCCAGAAGGAACCAGGGTGTATAAGCACAAAGTATGAAATAGCAGCGAAACCAGGCAACCCGCAGTGTACTCCCTTAAAACATTTGAAACGTGATGTTCTTTGGCGAATGTAAATttttacactcaaaaaaaaatctaattttaaagagaattgtttcggggcttccctggtggcacagtggttaagaatctgcctgccagtgcaggggacacaggttcgagccctggtccggggagatcccacatgccgcggagcaactaagcccgtgcgccacagctgttgagcccgcgtgccgcaactactgaagcccgtgcgcctggagcctgtgctccacaacaagagaagccaccgcaatgagaagcccgcgcaccgcaattaagagtagccccgctcgccacaactagacaaagcccatgtgcagcaacgaagacacaacacagccaaaaaaataaattttaaaaataaaaaaaatagaattgtttCTATGTGCTGGGTGCTcaaggttaaaaaacaaagctattttaaaaattaaaaataaaaactattttagcAACAGATCTGTTCATTGTACAACCTTTCCCTTCCTCAATACTCACGTTCTCAAACATTGATAAGCACAAGACAATCCGAAAGCAATCAAATGGGTTATGTTTTCCTGCAGCTGCTGAAACAGTATATGACCTAAACAGGTAAAATCTAATTAGAGTGGAGTCCAGAGCTTTGCACATTTCAGTGTTTTAGTAGAATTTTGCTGTTCTGAGTTCTTTCCTAAGAAATGCCATTGCATCTAAAAGCAGTTGAGACTTAGAACCAGGTATAAACCTGGGTGAATTGTTTTCCAACTTCCTATcgtgaaaaatttcaaatgtacagAATTGCTGGAAAAATATAGTACCCAAAACATCCATATTCCCACCACTTAAATGCAACAGTGATTgatattaattttctctctctctttttttaatcttttctgtgCCACTTCATAAGCAGTAGTCATAATGGTACTTCACCCCTAAATGTTCACACCTGCAGCTCTTGAGGACAAGGACATCTGTCGTAACCACAGTATCGTCATCATACTTAAGGGAACTATCACCAATTCCCTAATATTATTTTATACCCTggtccaggggtcagcaaacttttctgtaaaaagccagatagtaaatgGTTGAGGCtcgcaggccatatggtctctgtcacagctactcacgTCTATAGTTGTGGCCACAGACACCTCGGAAATGAATGGAtatatggctgtgttccagtcacTCTACAAAAACAAGCAGCACGCTGGGTCTGGCCCACAGGCCCTGTTTTCTAACTCTTCCTCTACTCCACTCAGTTTTCCTTAATCGTCCCAAAAaagtcttttataatttttttttttttttaatttttcagagggtgaacttttaacattttttcaccTTAATTCCAAGCTTTTGGCTCTTTCTCTGTGCTTTATTTTGTCTGGGATGATTTAGAATTCCTTGAAATTATCAGCACAAGAGTTATTTAGAAACATTATGACAATTTTGCTGTGTGGTTATTTTGCTCCAAATCTCTCCTGCGGTGCGGGGTAGTTTAGATGCTCTATTGTGGTCACGAGCAGCTGGGTCTTATTTCCTGTTGAAAAGTATTTGCTGCCATCTGGAAGCAAAAAGCTGCCTCTCTGACTGATGCAAGTTGCAGAGCACGTCTGATAGCTGGACAGCAATACCATTTAGCTCATCAGTGTGCAGAAGGgtcaagagaaaataaattgtaCCCTTAGTCTTCTGTTTGGAGGTGGAAGTATTGAGTTTgtgttgcatttttaatttttgcaatcACGGGAatcctccccacttcctcccatTCTGACGTCGGCTCTGAGTAAAGCACTTGTGGGGACACTGGGACCCATTTTCACAATCACTGACTCAGAGGCCACTAGATTTTGTCTATTAGGTCAAGATTCCACCGGAAGATGTAGAAAAGATTGCACTCTAATGTAAGCCCTtttgtacaattttattttattaatcataTGCATGTATtactctaaaaaaattttaagaaaaggagaaggttgAATTCTGGATGTTTTTGTACTGAAGTTGAGTtaagtgggttttttgtttttcatttctggtaACTTTATTTGTGTCGATATTCCATGTAAGTGTACAATTAAGATTGCTAAAAGTAATGAAATAAGAGTTTAAAAACTTCATTGTGATTTGCCTGAACACAGGGATATCTTTTCATCTcagtttaaaatttcttttgaatgGGCACACGGTTTGGAATTTAACTAGCATAAAATTATACCACTGAGAccactatttatttttttaaaatatttatttatttatttattttggccgcaccgggtcttagttgccgcttgcagactcttagttgcagcatgcaagatccagttccccaaccagggatcgaacacgggccccctgcattgggagtgcagagtcttacccactggaccaccagggaagtcccaagaccacTATTTATAGACAGAGCTTTTCTTTCAGGAGAGACTCAAAAATCTAGTGATCTTACTCtaaggctttttgtttgtttatataattataataagtcAACTCTCAACTTCCTCTTTAATCTCattatgttattttgttttaatcaacTTAAATCCATAAATGGAGCACAGTGTAGCATTTGAAAGGACCGGGCTAGATCTACATGCATTATGGAAAAATCACCACAACTTAGTGCTGAGAAAGCAAGTCATTGCACAGGATGTGGAATGAGTCCACTTGTGTTTCAAAAAGTAGTACCtatttatatatgtgcatatagaCAAGTGtataaatgcacagaaaaaagGCTGGAGCAGTACATAACAGCTGTTAATGTATTTCTTGTGTGTTTTAAACTaggtaaaaataagtaaaatttaacaagtttttttctgattaaaaaagttGATGTCCCAAAAGCACAACTAAATAGTTGGTCTTATCTGTAGACCTAGAAACCAGATTGGCAGTTATAAAAATAAGGGTTGTATTACTCTTGGGATTTTAGTCTCCCGATTACTTCATGGCTCTTGACcgttgtgttttcctttttgaaatgCAGAAAATTACCAAAGACATGGATTGCTTTCtacaaaaactgaggcagaagatcaAAGTTGGAGTCGTAGGCGGGTCGGACTTTGAGAAAGTACAGGAGCAACTGGGAAACGATGGTAAACTCCACATTGCTGGCTACATTTTGGTAAAAGGTTAACTTCTCATGAGGACGTTGGGACCTGTTGCCATTTAGTATCACAGGAGCCCCGAACCCTCATCCCCGTGTGGCAGGCTTCAGGCTTCCTGCTTCCTTGTTCGGGGAAACATTTTCTCTgcctttatttttcctctgtttttagtCCTATAAATAAATTTCTGGAGTTGCTAGTGGAACAGTTGGTGCTCGGATACATGGACAGATTCACCTAGAAAGATGGGTGTCTGTTTCTCGGCCTGCAGTCCTTCCTGTTGGTCCCCATTAACTGCCCTTCTGGCCTCAGTTCGGGCCCCATCTCCTGACGTCCTTCTCACCCAGGTGTTGAGGGGTCCTCTGGGTCTTCATGCCTCCCTCTGTTGCCCTATCGCAGTGTTCCCCAGAGTTCCCTAGTCGGGAGTCACCCAGGCTCCTCCCTCACCTAGTGAACCAGAATCTCAAGCCCAGGACCCCAGGAAGGTGGAGATTCTTACGTGCCCCTTCACTGGAGATTCTGAAGGGCATGGGTCTGTAGGGCATGGGAATCATACTTTAGCAACTACCCTCAAAGAGAGTCTAGTGCTGTGGGTGTAGCACTCTCTGATTATTGGAAACTGTCTGGTTATGTTTGTCTCGAAGACTAGTGCTATGGATTATTCATCTCCATGGCCCCAGGGCATCCAGGGTGCCTGGCCTATAAGAAATAGCaggtagagagagagatggattgaGCATTCTTTTTGGCGCTGTTGACACTTTGGGCCAGTAATTCTCTAtgtcctgtgcactgcaggatgtttagcagcatccctggcctctactcacttgATACCCGTCGTGCTGCCACAcccagtgtgacaaccaaaaatgtctccagacactgccacatgtcccctgggggcaaaatcacccccagttgagaaccactgttctagatgTAATATCTTACGGTGCAAATCTGTGTGGGGTGTATTTATTGAACCAGTTACTGAAAGAGGGATCTGTGTAGTCCCTTTAAAACTCTCTGTTCTGGTTACACTTAATTTTCCTTGTAGGTGCTCTGTTTAGAAACGCTATAAACAACATAATGGGACACATTAAGACCCGGGGATCCTGTTACTTGGTCCTGATTGCCCTTTCTGCCTCTGGTCATgtaattaaccacaggctcagagaggttttgtCAGTGTAGCACAGCGTCTTACATTTGAGAGAGTAAGAGTCGAAACTCCAGAATCAAAACAGTCACGAGCCAGAAGAAAGTGGAAGACCCacctgtatcagaatcacctgaggagctcGTTCAAATGCAGATGTGGGAACCCCACCCAACACACAgtgcctgggaatctgcattttggcAAGCAGCTAAAGTTTGAGACTCCATTAAGATTTATGTGGGTGGTCTTCAAATGTGAATGAATACAAGAATCGCctgaagagctttaaaaaaaaaaaaaaatctgattcttAACCTGGCccctgcagattctgattcagaaacCTTGGGAGCAGAGCCTGGAATTCTGCAGATTTTCATCACTGCCCCGGTGATGCAGATTCACAGTGGGGTTTGGGAGCCATCGTTGGCTCCCACCTTCCTTTACAAATAAGCAGGCAGAGGCACGAGGTGCCCACCAAGTCTCCAATCTGCAGCCTAattgtcatcttttaaatttataatgaagagcctttttaaaaaagtttttaaggagCTTTTTTTCCACCCTCCCAATCTGTTAAGATGAGATAGCCTTTGACAGTCATTACTGGAGTTTAGCATTTTTATTGGCGATTAGTGTTaatcaagaaatagaaacacagggTCCAATTCATTGCattctcaattttgttttgttgGCAGTGGTTGAAAAATATGATTATGTGTTTCCAGAAAATGGCTTGGTAGCATACAAAGATGGGAAACTCTTGTGCAAACAGGTAGGTTTGCAAGTATCCAAACTACTCTGTACTGCTAgtgaaatgttttctaaaaaggTATTTGATATTGAATGCCTCCAGGGAGGTATATTTGGGAGAAGAGTGGTAATGAATCTTCACcctgtattttttactttttggataTTGAACCATGTGACTAGTACACATTCCAAATTGTTAActaaatttttataattgtttttcaaGGTTACTTAATCTAATATTTCTATTATGGTAGCAAAGACTAGGGCAAGTTGCCTTGCTGCAAGCATTTCTAAGAGGTACCATGTAGCTCTTATTACCATTAAGATCAGTCTGTTCAGACGTAAGAGGAAGCCAAAGTGgaacaaatatattttctatcagTGTCTGCAgatattttaattgaataaaaGGCAGCAGCAGTAAACTCTTTGGGGCTTCCAGGAAGCACTTGAGAGATAATGAATACAAAAATCTTGAGTAATGAAGCAGAAAATGGTTTTGACTGAGGCCCTTTCTGGTTTGCCTAATGTTTTCAaccagagaaaaagggagaaaaggagaaaggcagTGGGGTGTGTCCCCATCACCGCTTGGTGACCCTCCAGCCACAGAGGCTGAAGACCTGGGTTTGCTGGAAAGCCATTTTGAAAAGGCCTCCCACTGTGTCTAGTAACTCCAGTATTTTCTTTATCTAGAATATTCAAGGTCACCTGGGTGAGGCCCTAATCCAGGATTTAATCAACTACTGTCTGAGCTACATCGCGAAAATTAAACTCCCGAAGAAGAGGTGGGTTTGCTTTTAGCAAAGAAGCGCCACTGGAATATGGCGTGATGTCATCTGGTGGGTTAGAGCTAACTTAACTCCAAAGCCCGGCGCTTAGTAAGGGATCACTGGAAACCTTCTGTAAAGCCAGCGGTAAACCGATGATTACATAAATGATGGTGCGTCCACGTTACGGAAGTTGAAAACTATATGCTTTCAAAGGCTGTCAGTTAAGGCACATGCCTGTGAAACAGCAGTGCGGGAAAAGCAGCATCGGCCCAGGCCCCAGCTCAGGAGTCTCAAACTGGAGGCCCCCGGGCCAAATCCCATGCAAAGCCAAGTTCAGTTGGCCCCTGGTGTTCAGTAAAATCTGCATTAAGTGCTATCATTTAAAAGTCTGATTTCACACTTTAAAATACCTGGGTTTCCGGCTTCTGCAGCATCTGAAAACCCGGCAGCTCGATGCTCCCTCCTAGGTGGCAGCAGCCTGGCGGGCAgcgctgccccctccccatcctccagtCTTTCATGGGCCACTTGTCTCATTTTTCTGGCCTCGGTAGGCATTTGATTCGGGAACCTACCTCTTGCTCTGAATACTGTTATCTCaattcccatttttaaataataacagcAGTAATGTGCACACATGCCCACAGTTAAACGATTGGCAGAAAACGGACCATATGCTAACGGTGGTTGTTTCTTGGTAATGAGATTTCAGGTGGTTTCTTTGAAATACTTTTCATCTTCTCGGTTTTCTGCACTTAATGTGTAACACCCTGATGATTAGAGGCTGAAACATTTCTTAAAGGGTGATTGAATTTCAAGACATGCTGGAGTTTCGAGAGTGCTCGAGACCTATTTCCAGAATTTCCGAAACAGATGCCCCTGCTTGGCACCTCCTCTCGGAGGGCAGGGGCTTCCTTTTTCACATCTGTCCCAGGAAGGGGGATGGATGAGACAGGAGGGACCCGAAGTCCATCTTTCTGGCAGCTGGGAGACGGCCCGTGAGGGTTGCTTATCCTGTGCTGTTGACTTTTATGTATATTAGAAATTCTCTGTTGTAGAAAGTGAACATATAACGTACCCCAGGTCAGTTCAGTCTTTACTTCGGGCTGAGCATTGAGGGAGGATAAAAAAAGGATAAGATACACTCCTGTCCTCCAAAGAGGATGTCATCTAGTGAGAGGGCCCAGCGTGCAGAGCTGTGACTCCAAATTAGCCTGAGATACCCGGTGAATTCAGGAGGCAGAGCTGAGTTCCTCCTTGATCGGCGTTTACCCACATTGCTCGTGGGGCTAACGCTATGCCCCACGCATGCCAGGCAAGTGTAGTAAGACGTCACATCGTCCAGGTCTTCAGGGGGGAAGTGAATGCTTGATCAGCTGCCTTAGTTCTGGTTTTTAGAACAGAAGCCTTTTTACAATGCATcaacctccctccctgccttgggCATGACCTCTTTTTCTGACAGTTTAGGACCCACAGGCCTAGGATCCCCCCTGGGAATGATCACCAGGGCCCCGTAGCCCAGTGTACATGTAGAAGGTGTAGGGAACAGGCTGGTCTGTACCGCGTCCAGGACAACCGGGACAGGGTGTTTGAAAAAGTGTCTTAGGTGCACATACGTTGTTGTATCGTTTGCCTCTTTTTCTGCAAGTTGAACACAGCTGGGGAAGGATCCAGTGATGGAGATACcgctatttttactttacttgcTTCCCAGTTTTTTAGATAAACTGgtacttttcatttcaggagCCCCTTCAGGGGGCCTCAGAGCAAGTGCCGTTAGCCCCTTTCTGAGCTCAGAGCAGAGCGGTGCCCAGGGTCCCTGGTAAGTGGCAGCATTGGCCTGGAATCTGGTCCCAGCCCCACGCCTGGCATGTGTCCTTGAAGTATTATTACTGAGGCTCACCTGGGGATCCTCAGCAGCTTTTCCTGTGTCGCTTTTCTTGGTAAAAATCAGCATTTCACTAGGTCACTTGCAAAGGTGTCtgggacatatattttcaaattcctCGGGGAACTTGAAGAGCTAGTAATCATTTTCATAGCTCATTGTTAACTATAACATTCTCTGCTCAAGAGCGGCACCGTCCAGCAGAAATGTTATATGAGCCACATGTGCCGTTTTTTCCGCTTTCCGTggccatgtttaaaaaaaaaaaaaaaggaaaggaataggtgaaattaattttaatatgttttatttaaccgACTACATCCAAACTATAGTCATTTCAAATATAGTCAGTATAAAGCATTGTCAGTGATGGGTACACTCCTTTTTCATACGAAATCTGTGAACTCTCATCTCAGGTCAGATCAGCCACAGTTTTCAGGGCTCTCTAGCCACGTGAGGCTTGTGGCCGCCACACGGCCCAGCACAGCACCGCCAAAGGCTGATCACACCCGCCTCTGCCTTTGGAAttgcccccccccttttttttttttttttttggccacaccttggcatgcgggatcttaatgccccgaccagggatcgaacccatgccccctgcagtggaagtgcggagtcttagccactggaccgccagggacgtccctggAATTGGCCCGCTTTTTAACCTGTCTATCCGTCTGTCGTGTTGCTCAAATAAATGATGTATCTCTGGGACCTCCGTACCCTTTTCCTCCCCAGGGGTACTTTCATCGAATTCCGAAATGGGATGTTGAATGTGTGCCCTGTCGGAAGAAGCTGCAGCCAAGAAGAACGCATTGAGTTCTACGAACTGGATCAAGTGAGTCTTTATGAAATAGCCGGGGTGTATGGATGTGTAGTGTGCATCTCTGTGGCCAAGAAAGTGTGCTTCTAATGCAGTAGACTATCggtatctttttgttttcctcagaaAGAAAGTATAAGACAGAAATTCGTGGAGGATCTGCGGAAAGAGTTTGCAGGGAAAGGCCTCACGTTTTCCATAGGTATCATGCATTCACACGGGTTTCACGCTCTGGGAGCCGTTTGCCGGGAGGTGGTTGTGGGCCGTTGTGCTCTTGAACTTGGACTGTGGCGAGTTTGCAGATGGGCCGTCCGCGGCGGGAAACTGCTCCTGCCTGATCAGCGCTGGCCGAGACTCAGGTTAGGAGATGACTTCCAGACTGCTGGGTTTGGTTCTAAATCCTCGCCCAGCAGGATTCTTCCTCCCTGCACTTCTCCTAGTCAAAAATAAGAGCAACTTGCTTAATGAAGAGTGAGAACTTATGCCCACACCTTTGGGCAGAAGACAGCTAGCTCATGGGTGACTCTATAGGAGAGAGGTGGGACAGGGCCTCTTAGATCAAGTAGACTGAACGTGTTCTGGAATCCTGTAATGTTCGAATGGCAAGGAACCTTAGAAGTCACTTGGGCtggttttacaaatgaagaagccGAGGCCCAGAAAGGGGAAGGCGCTTGTCTAGGTTCACGAAATTTCTGTTCATAGTGACAGGCCAGCATGCGGCCGTTTCCGGGGTCTGATGCAGAGCTCTTCCTGCAGCGCTGATGTCTCTGCCTTGCTTTTTGGTGGAATATGCCTGTCAAACGCTTTAAACAGACCAATTTCTGCTGTCAGTGCTGACAAGCCATACTTAAAGCCCTCTCCTTTCACCAGCTCAAATAAGCGTACGCTTGCCAGAAAATTGGAATTGCGGAGGGCCTCTGTGTAAAAGATGAATGGGTGGCTTGTTAAGTATCCTTGAACTGTGAGTGGAACATCTTCCCTGACACAGCTCTGAAAGGGTTTTTGTTGCCCAAGAAAGCTGCCTGGCCATCCCCGTCCGTGggattttcattttcctgcaCGAAGAGCTGGAGGCATCCTGCTCCCAGGCCTCTCCGCCGAGCGCACAGTGCAGCTCCAGGGGAGCGCGGCTGAAGAAAGCTGTTGGCAGCTCTTTCACCGGCCTGCTTTGGGCTTCATTTAAGCCCGCTCTGCAGACCACTCGGGTGCAAAGCCATTGTGGGTCTCACTCTGAGTCAGCACTCTGAGTCTCTTTCTTAGACTTTAGATTTTTAGGTTTTAGGTGAAATcatgttggagaaaaaaaatcatgcaagAATTAATTTCTAGAACCTACCCCTAAAGTATTGTAATTAGCAAACTGAGGTAATAAAATAAACCTTGGCACTCCA
It includes:
- the PMM2 gene encoding phosphomannomutase 2 isoform X2 produces the protein MAAPGPALCLFDVDGTLTAPRQKITKDMDCFLQKLRQKIKVGVVGGSDFEKVQEQLGNDVVEKYDYVFPENGLVAYKDGKLLCKQNIQGHLGEALIQDLINYCLSYIAKIKLPKKRGTFIEFRNGMLNVCPVGRSCSQEERIEFYELDQKESIRQKFVEDLRKEFAGKGLTFSIGIMHSHGFHALGAVCREVVVGRCALELGLWRVCRWAVRGGKLLLPDQRWPRLRRPDQL
- the PMM2 gene encoding phosphomannomutase 2 isoform X1, producing MAAPGPALCLFDVDGTLTAPRQKITKDMDCFLQKLRQKIKVGVVGGSDFEKVQEQLGNDVVEKYDYVFPENGLVAYKDGKLLCKQNIQGHLGEALIQDLINYCLSYIAKIKLPKKRGTFIEFRNGMLNVCPVGRSCSQEERIEFYELDQKESIRQKFVEDLRKEFAGKGLTFSIGGQISFDVFPDGWDKRFCLGHVEKDGYKTIYFFGDKTMPGGNDHEIFADPRTVGYTVTAPEDTRRICEELFC